From Polaribacter haliotis:
TGATTGGTACTACAAACTTTACCAATAAACGGAGTTTTCTAAAACAATTAAAGTTCTTACAAACAGAAATTAGTACCGAAATTGATACAGATGTAATTTTAGAAGCCTGTAGAAAAATGTCTAAGACAAAAACAGGCGCTTTAATAGTAATTGAAAGAACAAACGCGTTAGATTTCTTAATTAATACTGGCGATAACATGAATGCTCAAATTAATGAAGCTCTTTTACAAAGTGTTTTTTACAAAAACAGCCCTTTACACGATGGAGCTTTAATTATTAGAGATAATTATATTGTAGCAACCAGAGTTGTTTTACCAATTTCCGACAGCACAAAAATTCCTGCAAGATTTGGTTTAAGACACAGAGCCGCAATTGGCGTTTCAGAAAAAACAGATGCAGTTTGTGTTTTAGTTTCCGAAGAAACTGGTGAAATTTCTTACATTAAAGATGGCGAATTTGTACTTTATAAAGACTTTGAAGAATTAAATGATAAAATGAAAAAAGACTTTATGTAGTCATTTTAAAAATAAAGTTACTTTCTTAAAACTTTGAATACCC
This genomic window contains:
- the cdaA gene encoding diadenylate cyclase CdaA, translating into MFDFIEFSLLDILDILLVATLLYYIYKLLKGTVAINIVIGIAFIFLIWKITQALKMEMLSGILGYLLSGGVIALIIVFQQEIRKFLLMIGTTNFTNKRSFLKQLKFLQTEISTEIDTDVILEACRKMSKTKTGALIVIERTNALDFLINTGDNMNAQINEALLQSVFYKNSPLHDGALIIRDNYIVATRVVLPISDSTKIPARFGLRHRAAIGVSEKTDAVCVLVSEETGEISYIKDGEFVLYKDFEELNDKMKKDFM